From a single Nicotiana tomentosiformis chromosome 2, ASM39032v3, whole genome shotgun sequence genomic region:
- the LOC138904947 gene encoding uncharacterized protein: MLRERHLKELLSDKGRTNFSRGREHQGPPKPPSPARTISMIIKDDTSINNVKFTTTHKLKRSITRERYDKLEKSIIFDKSDADGLVFPNHDTLVITLQTLDTNVKCIMIDDGSGACIIHPRVLTKMKLEDRIVSHCITLTGFNNAVEWTSGEITLPILSGDVTLETTFHIMNQDNAHTYMSGIPKEITTHKLNVDPYHPQVKQVSRKFNSAINDAVRDKVEKMLENGSIRESKYPKWVANVVMVKKKNGKWRMCADFTDLNKACPKDSFSLPYIDQLIDATAGHELLSFLDAYSGYNQILME, from the exons ATGCTACGTGAAAGACATCTTAAAGAGCTGCTAAGCGACAAGGGAAGAACTAATTTTTCCAGAGGGCGCGAACATCAAGGGCCACCTAAACCACCATCACCAGCCCGTACCATCAGTATGATCATCAAAGACGACACCTCTATCAACAACGTGAAGTTCACCACTACACACAAACTTAAGCGATCCATCACCCGTGAACGGTACGACAAACTCGaaaaaagtatcatcttcgacaagTCAGATGCCGACGGTTTGGTCTTCCCTAATCATGACACTCTCGTTATTACTCTGCAAACTTTGGATACTAATGTTAAATGTATTATGATTGATGACGGAAGTGGCGCGTGCATCATCCATCCCCGAGTACTTACcaaaatgaaactcgaggatagGATAGTGTCGCACTGCATCACACTaactggttttaacaatgcagttgaatgGACATCCGGAGAAATTACTCTCCCCATTTTATCCGGCGACGTAACTCTAGAAACAACATTCCACATCATGAACCAAGACAATGC CCATACATATATGTCGGGCATCCCAAAGGAGATCACCACGCATAAATTAAACGTCGACCCCTACCACCCTCAGGTGAAGCAGGTCAGTCGTAAATTCAACTCAGCAATCAATGATGCAGTGCGTGATAAAGTGGAAAAAATGTTAGAAAATGGTTCCATAAGGGAATCAAAGTACCCCAaatgggtcgccaacgtggtaatggtcaaaaagaagaatgggaaatggaggatgtGTGCAGACTTCACAGACTTGAACAAAGCTTGCCCGAAGGATTCATTCTCGCTGCCTTACATCGACCAACTCATTGATGCAACAGCCGGACATGAGCTACTAAGTTTCTTGGACGCTTACTCAGGCTACAATCAGATCCTCATGGAATAG